A portion of the Cryptomeria japonica chromosome 5, Sugi_1.0, whole genome shotgun sequence genome contains these proteins:
- the LOC131876359 gene encoding pathogenesis-related protein 1C-like, with translation MKNSFMCLVFVVFFLQLCAGQDLQTQFLSPHNDARSQVGVGPLVWDDTVAAYAQNYANQRMADCALQHSGGQYGENIFWGQGAEFSPADAVNSWVSEEQYYDYNSNSCAQGEECGHYTQVVWKNSQKLGCARVKCNDGGIFITCNYDPPGNYVGQKPY, from the coding sequence atgaagaattcttTTATGTGCCTGGTTTTTGTAGTGTTCTTCCTGCAATTGTGCGCAGGACAAGACTTGCAAACACAGTTTTTAAGTCCTCACAACGATGCGAGGTCTCAAGTGGGCGTTGGCCCTCTTGTGTGGGATGATACTGTGGCTGCCTATGCGCAAAACTATGCTAATCAACGCATGGCGGACTGTGCTTTGCAGCATTCGGGTGGACAGTATGGAGAAAACATTTTCTGGGGACAAGGTGCAGAGTTCTCGCCCGCAGATGCCGTGAATTCATGGGTTAGTGAAGAGCAATATTACGATTATAATTCCAATTCATGTGCTCAAGGAGAAGAGTGCGGACATTATACTCAAGTGGTGTGGAAAAATTCGCAGAAGCTTGGCTGTGCTCGTGTTAAATGTAATGATGGCGGTATTTTCATCACCTGCAATTATGATCCGCCTGGGAATTACGTTGGCCAGAAGCCATACTGA